A single Oryza brachyantha chromosome 8, ObraRS2, whole genome shotgun sequence DNA region contains:
- the LOC121055145 gene encoding disease resistance protein RPP13-like: MAEIAVGLVARLIQTISTQVEKEVALQQSESENTRFVMDELETIGAFLGVVENMKEDSPKYQMARVWAEQVKDLAYDMEDCLETRFTALTTQSSSWSQYITNYRVLRPFAVKLNDLKSRIVEVSERNRRYNLVTADQPINNHLNLMVVLGGVWSRSLKVSTEIDTYDDWKKEVVPWDEPSKVPTSNEETRNLKVAAMVGMCGSGKTTRAREIYEDKRTIKNFEYRVWIKVSQAESITKVFMDMIAQLSDASARKGKHIGDEDELARQIQGKLEGKQFLLVFDDLWTTRAWYSIKRALPQVGKSGSRIIVTTEIFHVAEDCTGSFNRVHRLPLLSDQKSFQLLKDSILQSENSKMSPEDKKDFEELDLDSLKLPEPLFNTIAQILRKCSGLELAIETVAKLLASNSPRKWGKLCDDLPSLLYNDPSLNEIRKVMIRSYRNLPPYLRPCFLYLSIFPEDSHINVETVVERWLAEGLVRERTGMSLRAVAQGYFSELLDRSMIVAVQTKNRSCKTCRIHPMMRDILVMIAQEEKVSVTIGARQSSSLLVKRMRHLTLDGQSDRKLARCVEFSGIRSLTVFSEPSESIAEIICSSQLRALRVLDLSNASFQITQRDIRRVGELCHLRYLNLYKSNICELPSSIGMLPFLELLNVRKTCITKLTSEVVRLGRLYSLRASRRAEDCCHNKWKQCCCDSAVTVPKGIENLQDIEWLDIVDIKDSCGSKIKALGKLPRLKHLGLTGITVRNSKEISKTLKNISSSLIYLYLGACRNDGTLACLPISEKKKKRPLQFPCLQSIKLDGHIGKMPYWISNSLTLEVVKLCRTNLQQSDIMSLEKLPCLVMLALLDNSYVSDTLVFYAKSFRALNTLEISKLPKLKTVIFTEGAVSHLRRLDIRCCTLRLKGRKHLKLRYDPQDGVEVV; the protein is encoded by the exons ATGGCAGAGATCGCCGTGGGTTTGGTGGCACGTTTGATCCAGACCATCTCGACGCAGGTGGAGAAGGAGGTGGCCTTGCAGCAGAGCGAGTCGGAGAACACCAG GTTCGTCATGGATGAGCTTGAAACAATTGGAGCATTTCTTGGTGTTGTTGAAAACATGAAGGAGGATTCCCCAAAGTATCAGATGGCCAGGGTTTGGGCAGAGCAAGTGAAGGATTTGGCTTATGATATGGAGGATTGCCTTGAGACAAGATTTACAGCCCTCACTACTCAAAGTTCAAGTTGGTCACAATATATAACGAATTATAGAGTTCTTCGTCCTTTCGCTGTCAAGTTAAATGATCTCAAATCAAGGATTGTTGAGGTGAGCGAGCGAAATAGGCGTTACAATCTGGTCACTGCTGACCAACCCATCAACAATCATTTGAATTTAATGGTGGTCTTGGGCGGTGTGTGGTCTCGCTCTCTGAAAGTTTCTACTGAAATAGATACCTATGATGATTGGAAGAAAGAGGTGGTCCCATGGGATGAACCTTCCAAAGTACCTACATCAAACGAGGAAACCAGGAATCTCAAAGTGGCTGCAATGGTTGGCATGTGTGGCTCCGGCAAGACAACTCGTGCTCGCGAGATATACGAGGATAAGAgaactattaaaaattttgaataccGTGTGTGGATCAAGGTGTCGCAAGCTGAGAGTATCACGAAGGTGTTCATGGATATGATTGCACAACTCTCTGATGCTTCTGCACGCAAAGGTAAACATATTGGTGATGAAGACGAGTTAGCCCGCCAAATTCAAGGAAAACTAGAAGGAAAGcagtttttgcttgtttttgaTGATTTGTGGACGACAAGAGCATGGTATAGCATCAAAAGGGCACTCCCTCAAGTTGGCAAAAGTGGCAGCAGGATCATTGTGACAACAGAGATTTTTCATGTTGCAGAGGACTGCACGGGGTCATTTAATCGTGTTCATCGTCTCCCCCTGTTATCAGATCAGAAATCATTTCAGCTTTTGAAGGATTCGATTCTTCAATCCGAAAATTCAAAAATGAGTCCTGAAGATAAAAAAGACTTTGAAGAGCTGGACCTAGACAGCCTCAAGTTACCTGAGCCACTCTTCAACACAATTGCACAAATACTGAGAAAATGCAGTGGCCTAGAATTGGCTATAGAAACTGTGGCGAAGTTACTTGCCTCAAATTCTCCTCGCAAATGGGGAAAACTATGTGATGATCTTCCTTCGTTGCTCTACAATGACCCCAGCCTCAATGAAATTAGGAAAGTAATGATCCGGAGCTACAGAAATCTACCACCTTATCTCAGGCCATGCTTCTTATACCTGAGCATTTTCCCAGAGGATTCTCACATCAATGTGGAAACTGTTGTAGAGCGATGGTTAGCTGAAGGGCTTGTGAGGGAAAGAACCGGTATGAGTCTCAGGGCTGTTGCACAAGGATATTTTTCTGAGCTCCTTGATCGAAGCATGATTGTTGCTGTCCAAACTAAGAACAGATCATGTAAGACATGCAGGATCCATCCCATGATGCGAGATATTCTAGTCATGATTGCACAAGAGGAGAAAGTCTCAGTCACCATTGGTGCAAGACAGAGTTCCAGTTTGCTAGTAAAGCGGATGCGCCATCTGACACTTGATGGTCAGAGTGACAGGAAGTTAGCTAGATGTGTGGAATTTTCTGGCATCAGGTCACTAACAGTGTTCAGTGAACCATCAGAATCCATTGCTGAAATTATTTGCTCTTCTCAACTAAGAGCTCTACGAGTTTTGGATTTGTCAAATGCCAGCTTTCAAATTACTCAAAGAGACATACGGCGTGTTGGAGAACTGTGTCACTTGAGGTACCTAAATCtttacaaatcaaatatttgtgAGCTTCCTTCATCGATCGGCATGCTCCCATTCCTAGAACTACTAAATGTGAGGAAGACATGCATCACAAAACTTACTAGTGAGGTTGTTCGACTTGGCAGGCTATACTCCCTTCGTGCTAGCAGAAGAGCAGAAGATTGTTGTCACAACAAATGGAAACAATGCTGCTGTGATTCAGCAGTAACTGTGCCTAAAGGAATAGAGAACCTGCAGGACATAGAATGGCTGGATATTGTGGATATCAAGGACAGCTGTGGCTCAAAAATCAAAGCTTTGGGGAAGCTTCCTAGACTGAAGCACCTTGGATTGACAGGCATTACAGTTAGGAACAGCAAAGAAATCTCCAAAACcctcaaaaatatttcttcttcGCTGATCTATTTGTATCTTGGAGCATGCCGAAATGATGGAACACTTGCTTGTCTGCCCAtctctgaaaagaaaaagaagaggccACTGCAGTTTCCATGCCTCCAAAGCATAAAGCTTGATGGTCATATCGGAAAAATGCCATACTGGATTTCTAACTCATTGACACTTGAAGTGGTTAAACTTTGTAGGACTAATCTCCAGCAGAGTGATATAATGTCCCTTGAGAAACTACCTTGCTTGGTCATGCTTGCTCTCCTAGACAATTCATATGTTAGCGATACATTggttttttatgcaaaatccTTCAGAGCGCTCAACACCCTGGAGATTTCTAAGCTACCCAAGCTGAAAACAGTGATATTTACAGAAGGAGCAGTGTCCCACCTTCGAAGATTAGACATCAGATGTTGCACATTGAGATTAAAAGGCAGAAAACACCTTAAACTCCGGTATGATCCTCAAGATGGTGTCGAGGTGGTATAA
- the LOC102711285 gene encoding BTB/POZ and MATH domain-containing protein 2-like: MDSSSSPPRPATRTASRCIQETVRGTHMFTVDGFSLHSGLGAGKYVESGVFVVGRYEWCLRYYPDQDNDVGTDDGDNDDDGERCISFVLQLLSKGVEVHAFFSFRLFNHETGKSQLVYTTSERHVFDNTGRKIGYGDNAYHDTGGLITRGELEESAFLHDDRLVIECDVTVIKRLRVIDRDHQRRRRPSPPSSDLSMDIVQMLKDKVGTDVLINVAGEVIAAHGVVLAARSPVFKAELYGLMRPAARGRQQIDVHDMQPVVLKELLHFMYTDSLSLYTDGLDRGDKTEMIKNLLAAADRYAVDKLKTICEDSLCECLSVENVVSMFAMADQHSCFKLKDACAEFMASWDRLARVVDSREYGRLKRSSPVLLLDVVERAIKSQKIREEICSHVEPGQKMF; this comes from the coding sequence ATGgattcgtcgtcgtcccctccgaggccggcgacgaggacggcgtcAAGGTGCATCCAGGAGACGGTGCGGGGCACGCACATGTTCACGGTAGATGGGTTCAGCCTGCACAGTGGCCTCGGCGCCGGCAAGTACGTTGAGTCTGGCGTCTTCGTCGTCGGCCGCTATGAATGGTGCCTCCGCTACTACCCTGACCAGGACAACGACGTCGGCACCGACGACGgtgacaacgacgacgacggcgagcgctgCATCTCCTTCGTCCTCCAGCTCCTCAGCAAGGGCGTTGAGGTGCACGCGTTCTTCAGCTTTCGACTGTTCAACCACGAGACAGGCAAGTCGCAGCTGGTATACACCACCAGCGAACGCCATGTGTTCGACAACACGGGTCGCAAGATTGGCTATGGAGACAACGCTTACCACGACACCGGTGGCCTCATCACCAGGGGAGAGCTAGAGGAGTCCGCGTTTCTCCACGACGACCGGCTCGTGATCGAGTGCGACGTCACCGTCATCAAGAGACTTCGGGTGATCGACAGGGACcaccagcggcgccggcgaccttCCCCACCATCATCCGACCTATCCATGGACATCGTCCAGATGCTCAAGGACAAAGTAGGCACCGACGTGCTCATCAATGTTGCCGGCGAGGTCATCGCTGCCCACGGGGTGGTGCTGGCGGCACGGTCGCCGGTGTTCAAGGCGGAGCTTTACGGCCTGATGAGGCCCGCCGCGAGAGGGCGGCAGCAGATAGATGTCCATGACATGCAGCCTGTCGTCCTCAAGGAGCTGCTGCATTTCATGTACACCGactccctctccctctacACCGATGGCCTCGACAGAGGCGACAAGACGGAGATGATCAAGAATCTGCTCGCGGCCGCCGACCGGTATGCCGTCGATAAGCTGAAAACGATCTGTGAGGACAGCCTCTGCGAGTGCCTCAGCGTGGAGAATGTGGTGAGCATGTTCGCCATGGCTGATCAGCACAGCTGCTTCAAGTTGAAGGATGCATGCGCTGAATTCATGGCTTCGTGGGATAGATTGGCCCGTGTGGTGGACAGCAGAGAGTATGGCCGGCTCAAACGATCTAGCCCTGTTCTCTTGTTAGATGTCGTTGAGAGAGCGATCAAATCTCAGAAGATTAGAGAGGAGATATGCTCCCATGTAGAGCCCGGTCAGAAAATGTTTTGA